One genomic region from Henningerozyma blattae CBS 6284 chromosome 2, complete genome encodes:
- the NST1 gene encoding Nst1p (similar to Saccharomyces cerevisiae NST1 (YNL091W); ancestral locus Anc_2.199), which produces MPSNSKNKKRKSKSKHNAKKNGSNDSSSAMTPHLAAAEIFDNDTDYPTSRVIKRAPNGDVIVESLHVEQQSGHGHHSSLNPQDLANDKDIISVSNDVSVSNGRTTNGGSMALELDSHWESLSPDEKKKILRIEKDEIFDVIKKYQNKHTCNCSICGRRYLAMDQEMERIYNNLLALHKQTDPNLTPVKFHLSIIKELQKSKSQDISFNPIRNPNDYEEDHDNNSIEDNSRDIKHDNNGDYNGLLRIGNRQHAVDSLRKEILHFKESKQKQVLQNNTNQHINGNESIHTNNNLEQPNNVSKQNGVSNNNNNNNTATTITTPNATTTASTTTTTTNNNNNNSNNNNNNNNNNNSNSNGNSNVNSNSSDPLTLNNLNEEISRQKYLEFAENFISSHPKIAEEYVSRLMEFPEMRNLTDNLINHKNRNFLNSLESYLLQNQNFDSLNDSIDTLTSNNDSSTSALNSTFEADTANKLREILNSNNPLTPEQYANLLRHVAIKVIDSYDTTSQAFRKLPPLEHELFSRFISGESKEIFSDILMETFKKKFSDNYETAVTGISIAAAAATERNHPIISEDIDEYEEDDDNDEDEDDEDENEYVEGIEYHHGNDNEKHISRNLKLLSESTSHINDSGNNSEQHTTNSNRNSISEYNKIKNLKNNSKDNINEEVENDEDFHSMQHHHSHDHEHEHSDSFEDIADEDDDDDDLEDADEIDDDEDYDSGIDETERLEEGRKLIQIAITKLLQARIIESYHEKEAENNRLKLLEELEAEDKKKKVKEEKKQKKREKEKERKRLQQVAKEEEKRKKEEERIRSELEAQEREMKRREAQRKKVEENKKKKDEEKRRKLEEQRRREEEQERQRKLKEEQKRKRDEERRQREEEQKRKQEEKLRRKQEEENKRLQKEKEEKEKLLKKQKELEEEKLLKKKKEQERLAKFKKDEEAKKKKQQAEKETSQQLKKDEQNLKKNDTKPHNVKSKVPYTASGLDSMTKSINDDLFDIINSVTTSNAAASNQSTSNLHNLMNFNEKKELLSMAEQPSIPHGINPQPMLASNNTPYSADSNNQIPFGFYDSHSNLSYDMSMANPLNTSIQSAPSNLPLTNSISNSWSGVNLNQLNPITTTTSSQLGQHSSPQTSSQPFNVSFSNELRKQSFVHELDNLTNSFRASNLGDTINALHPTPHINSTPLWEGKRENISTPNPLIDNSGLGINDNPISLGNSLGFQSRPRVSTASIWDTTVSNEHSLNTAENNNISNINRTNSVGNLTTSTGNFAPSNIWNNSSNLSSVPPNNMTTTNSTMVNNGPYTSTVWGNSNSLDGSNSNQITDPVGDIIYRTVLLLTGQEMPGGYVPLDKLFQNCLHLGLDYNSFIIKLTSVSQKYMFEFLRSDTGNITRVRIKMPEQSDLSQPNSQIHSQPQSHTNSQSIHPDQSQRLPISSSTNPNIANSFSEFKDVYLNQTQQGQSQGGNNSIFPNDISPSTRGGSITGSQFMDINRSVNTSTAHSSVMGNIWS; this is translated from the coding sequence ATGCCTTCTAACTCtaagaataaaaagagaaagagTAAATCTAAGCATAACGCAAAGAAAAATGGCTCAAATGACAGTAGCAGTGCCATGACTCCTCATTTGGCTGCTGCAGAAATATTCGATAACGATACTGATTATCCAACCTCCCGTGTTATTAAAAGAGCACCAAATGGTGATGTGATAGTTGAATCATTACACGTAGAACAACAATCAGGGCATGGTCATCATTCAAGTCTCAATCCACAGGACCTCGCAAATGATAAGGACATAATTAGTGTCTCAAACGATGTTTCCGTTTCTAATGGACGAACTACAAATGGTGGATCAATGGcattagaattagattCTCATTGGGAATCTTTAAGTCCagatgaaaagaaaaaaatcttgagaatagaaaaagatgaaatcTTTGATGTTATCaagaaatatcaaaataaacaTACATGCAATTGTTCAATATGCGGTAGAAGATATTTAGCCATGGATCAAGAGATGGAACGGATTTATAACAATTTATTAGCTTTGCATAAACAAACTGATCCAAATTTGACTCCTGTGAAATTccatttatcaattattaagGAATTGCAAAAATCTAAATCTCAAGATATTTCGTTTAATCCAATTAGAAATCCGAATGATTATGAGGAAGATcatgataataatagtatagAAGATAATTCTAGAGATATAAAAcatgataataatggtgATTATAATGGATTACTGCGAATTGGAAATCGACAACATGCGGTTGATTCattaagaaaagaaattttacaTTTCAAAGAATCTAAACAAAAGCAAGTTCTTCAAAATAACACAAATCAGCATATTAATGGGAATGAATCTATTCAtactaataacaatttGGAACAACCTAATAATGTTTCTAAACAAAATGGAGTTtctaacaataataataataacaatacaGCAACAACCATAACAACACCTAATGCTACTACTACTGCttctactactactactacaactaataacaacaacaacaacagcaataataataataataataataataataataatagtaatagtaatggTAATAGCAAtgttaattctaattcttcagaTCCTTTGACATTAAATAATCTGAATGAGGAGATTAGCCGACagaaatatttggaatttgcggagaattttatttcatctCATCCAAAGATTGCTGAAGAATATGTATCAAGATTAATGGAATTCCCAGAAATGAGGAATTTGACcgataatttaattaatcaTAAGAATAGAAATTTCTTAAACTCATTAGAATCATATCTTctacaaaatcaaaatttcgATTCCTTGAATGATTCAATCGATACATTAACgtcaaataatgattcatCAACTTCTGCTTTAAACTCTACATTCGAAGCAGACACTGCAAATAAATTaagagaaatattaaacagTAATAATCCTTTGACTCCAGAACAATACGCTAATCTTTTAAGGCATGTAGCAATTAAAGTGATTGATTCCTATGATACAACTTCTCAGGCATTCAGGAAATTACCTCCATTAGAAcatgaattattttctagATTTATTTCTGGTGAAAGCAAAGAGATCTTTAGTGATATATTAATGgaaacttttaaaaaaaaattctcgGACAATTATGAAACTGCTGTAACTGGGATCTCAattgctgctgctgctgctacAGAGAGAAATCATCCAATTATTTCTGAGGATATTGATGaatatgaagaagatgatgataatgatgaagatgaggaTGATGAGGATGAGAATGAATACGTAGAAGGAATTGAATATCATCATGGTAACGATAATGAAAAGCATATATCACgcaatttaaaattattatctgaaTCAACTAGCCATATCAATGACTCTGGAAATAATTCTGAACAACATACCACTAACTCCAATCGTAATTCAATATCGGAATATAATAAGATTAAAAACCTGAAAAATAACTCCAAggataatattaatgaagaagttGAGAACGACGAAGATTTCCATTCGATGCAACACCATCACAGTCATGATCATGAGCATGAACATAGCGATAGCTTTGAAGATATTgctgatgaagatgatgacgatgacGATTTGGAAGATGCAGATGAAAtcgatgatgatgaagattatGACAGTGGAATCGATGAAACAGAACGTTTGGAAGAAGGCCGTaaattaatacaaatagccattacaaaattattacaagcAAGAATAATCGAATCATATCATGAGAAAGAAgctgaaaataatagattaaAACTTCTAGAGGAATTAGAGGCTGaagataaaaagaaaaaagttaaagaagaaaaaaagcaaaagaagagagaaaaggaaaaagaaaggAAAAGGTTACAACAAGTAGCCAAAGAGGAAGAAAAACGTAAGAAAGAAGAGGAGCGTATACGATCCGAACTTGAAGCTCAAGAACGTGAAATGAAAAGGAGAGAAGCACAAAGGAAGAaagttgaagaaaataaaaagaagaaagatgaagaaaagagaagaaaGTTAGAAGAGCAACGTCGTAGagaagaagaacaagaacgtcaaagaaaattaaaagaagaacaaaaacGTAAAAGAGATGAAGAGAGAAGGCAACGTGAAGAGGAACAAAAGAGAAAgcaagaagaaaaattaaggaGAAAGCAAGAAGAGGAGAATAAAAGACTACAAAAGGAGAAAgaggaaaaagaaaaattgttgAAGAAGCAAAAAGAATTGGAGGAggagaaattattaaagaaaaagaaggaACAAGAAAGATTAGCTAAATTTAAGAAAGATGAAGAGGCtaagaagaaaaaacaacaagCTGAGAAAGAGACTAGTCAGCAACTGAAAAAAGATGAAcagaatttgaagaaaaatgatACAAAGCCTCATAATGTGAAGAGCAAAGTTCCATATACTGCTTCTGGATTAGATTCAATGACCAAAAGTattaatgatgatttatttgatattattaattctgTAACAACTTCAAATGCTGCTGCCTCTAATCAATCTACCTCTAATTTACATAACCTAATGAACtttaatgaaaagaaagaGCTATTATCAATGGCTGAACAACCTAGTATCCCTCATGGTATTAACCCGCAGCCTATGTTAGCCTCAAATAATACTCCATATTCTGCAGATTCTAATAATCAAATTCCATTCGGCTTTTATGACAGtcattcaaatttatcataTGATATGTCAATGGCTAatcctttaaatacttCAATACAATCTGCTCCTAGTAACCTTCCCTTGACTAATAGTATATCGAATTCGTGGAGTGGagtaaatttaaatcaattaaatccaattactactactacATCATCTCAATTAGGTCAACATAGCTCTCCTCAAACGTCTTCTCAGCCATTTAACgtatcattttctaatgaattaaGAAAACAGTCTTTTGTTCatgaattagataatttaacaaattcaTTTAGAGCTTCAAACCTTGGTGATACTATTAATGCTCTTCATCCTACACCGCATATTAATTCTACGCCACTATGGGAAGgtaaaagagaaaatatCAGTACACCTAATccattaattgataattctgGATTAGGAATTAATGATAACCCAATTAGTCTAGGCAACTCATTGGGTTTTCAATCAAGACCTAGGGTCTCTACTGCATCTATATGGGATACTACAGTTTCCAATGAACATTCTCTTAATACTGCtgaaaataacaatatctcaaatataaatagaaCAAATAGTGTTGGGAACTTGACTACTTCCACAGGGAATTTTGCACCATCAAATATATggaataattcttctaatttgaGTAGTGTTCCACCAAATAATATGACTACAACTAATTCTACCATGGTTAATAATGGACCATATACCTCAACTGTTTGGggtaattctaattcattagATGGTAGTAACTCTAATCAAATAACCGATCCAGTAGGAGATATAATCTATAGAACTGTTTTACTATTAACTGGCCAAGAAATGCCAGGTGGGTATGTTCCacttgataaattatttcaaaattgttTGCATCTTGGATTAGACTacaattcttttattataaaattgaCAAGCGTTTCCCAAAAATATATGTTTGAATTTCTAAGATCTGATACAGGAAATATTACTCGTGTTAGAATTAAAATGCCGGAACAATCTGACTTATCACAACCAAATTCTCAAATACATTCGCAACCGCAATCGCATACTAATTCCCAGAGTATACATCCAGATCAGTCTCAACGTCTTCCTATTAGTTCGTCTACTAACCCAAATATTGctaattcattttctgaatttaaagatgtatatttgaatcaaaCCCAGCAAGGTCAATCACAAGGGGGAAATAATTCAATCTTCCCAAATGACATATCACCATCAACAAGAGGTGGTAGTATAACGGGATCACAATTTATGGATATTAATCGGTCGGTTAATACCAGTACTGCTCATTCATCTGTGATGGGTAACATTTGGAGTTAA
- the TBLA0B01790 gene encoding AEC family transporter (similar to Saccharomyces cerevisiae YNL095C and ECM3 (YOR092W); ancestral locus Anc_2.192) codes for MGHVSMGEAIFSAVKPIFKIYLIIGVGFLLARVNILTAAATKSISDIVLVVLLPCLSFNKIVTSIEDDDIKYVGICCLSSVIIFATGCFFAWVVRRFFPVPKKWYGGILAGGMFPNISDLPIAYLQTMDQGTIFTEEQGEKGVSYVIIFLAMFLICVFNLGGFRLIEMDFEYQDEESAVRSDESSPEPIQYSESDTDESTLQSNTDQPLVSKLGSIHSMATTSILHPVSVHTTNDNVEVSKNMMQSPRSSYSNESIDSQQISHLSTLSSTPRDANLLMNNTVNQYETSEEKVIAKPNVTDDNTKPNKEDLFKSKTQPNSSFKQYLKPFSSATSGTVKKVVSAYSTGSIYNKYHPHDHLDPLHRSATSKSSHRRPLSRSRSHGRHHHHRPVAQAHELVQIYSHVNQYGEEITPLYSQPLLPTDSTSDSDSCSSGSESDSNLDFHSRHTTSTTSHNSLSRHSTNATSKRVDSGIVSTHGTTSPVQKYRRNELTRIITSDATVSKKDIEASGNSSLPGMLKKINLMKMIIFFLKNCLRPVSLAVILGLIICFIPWVKGIFVKAGAPHVHEAPDGQPVLSFIMDFTSYVGAASVPFGLLLLGATLGRLKITKLYPGFWKSAVILVVLRQCVMPIFGVLWCDRLVKAGWVNWEKDGMLLFVIVINWGLPTMTTLIYFTASYTPIDCEDPVQMECVSFFLMLQYPLLVVSLPFLVTYFLKVQMNL; via the coding sequence ATGGGTCATGTTAGTATGGGTGAGGCCATCTTTTCGGCTGTCAAACCGATCTTCAAGATCTATTTGATTATTGGTGTGGGGTTTTTATTAGCTAGAGTAAACATTCTTACTGCGGCCGCCACGAAATCTATTTCGGATATCGTTCTAGTGGTCTTGTTGCCATGTCTTTCTTTCAATAAGATCGTAACGAGTATAGAAGACGACGATATCAAATACGTAGGTATATGTTGTTTATCTTCAGTGATCATCTTCGCTACAGGTTGTTTCTTCGCTTGGGTAGTAAGAAGATTCTTCCCAGTACCTAAAAAATGGTATGGTGGGATATTAGCTGGTGGGATGTTCCCTAATATTAGTGATTTACCAATTGCTTATTTACAAACCATGGATCAAGGGACCATTTTTACCGAAGAACAAGGTGAAAAAGGTGTTTCTTATGTGATTATCTTCTTGGCCATGTTTTTGATTTGTGTGTTCAACTTAGGTGGGTTCCGTTTAATTGAAATGGATTTCGAATACCAAGATGAAGAATCTGCCGTCAGATCAGATGAATCTTCACCTGAACCGATCCAATATTCAGAGTCAGACACAGATGAATCAACTTTGCAATCAAATACTGATCAACCTTTAGTATCTAAATTGGGGAGTATCCATTCCATGGCCACCACTTCAATTTTACACCCTGTCAGTGTTCATACTACTAATGATAATGTGGAGgtttctaaaaatatgatGCAATCACCAAGATCATCCTATAGTAATGAATCAATAGATTCTCAACAAATTTCCCATCTATCTACTTTATCATCCACTCCAAGAGATGCTAATCTGTTAATGAATAATACAGTCAATCAATATGAAACCTCTGAAGAAAAAGTCATTGCAAAACCAAACGTAACTGATGATAATACAAAACCAAATaaagaagatttatttaaatcaaagaCTCAACcaaattcttctttcaAACAATATTTGAAGCCATTCTCTTCTGCTACTTCAGGAACTGTGAAGAAAGTAGTTTCTGCATACTCTACTGGTTCTATATATAACAAGTACCATCCACATGATCATTTAGATCCTCTACACAGGTCTGCAACCAGTAAATCTTCCCATAGGAGACCACTATCGAGATCTCGTTCTCATGgtcgtcatcatcatcatcgtcCTGTGGCTCAGGCTCATGAATTGGTTCAAATCTATTCCCATGTCAATCAATACGGTGAAGAGATCACACCATTGTATTCACAGCCTTTATTACCCACTGATTCTACTTCAGATTCAGATTCTTGTTCTTCTGGCTCTGAATCCGATTCCAATTTAGATTTCCATTCTCGTCATACTACCTCTACAACATCTcataattcattatcaagGCATAGTACAAACGCCACTAGTAAAAGAGTAGATTCGGGTATAGTTTCCACTCATGGAACAACTTCTCCTGTGCAGAAATATAGAAGAAATGAATTGACAAGAATTATCACTTCAGATGCTACAGTTtctaaaaaagatatagaAGCTTCAGGTAATAGTTCCTTACCTGGAATgcttaaaaaaattaacctCATGAAGATgatcattttctttttgaagaattgtTTACGTCCTGTCTCCTTGGCAGTCATTCTCGgtttaattatttgttttattcCTTGGGTTAAAGGTATCTTTGTTAAAGCAGGTGCTCCACATGTTCATGAAGCTCCTGATGGACAACCTGTTCTTTCATTCATAATGGATTTCACTTCTTATGTCGGAGCAGCTTCAGTTCCATTCGGTCTATTACTATTGGGTGCAACTTTAGGTAGATTAAAgattacaaaattatatcCGGGTTTTTGGAAATCAGCTGTAATTTTAGTTGTATTAAGACAATGTGTGATGCCAATCTTTGGTGTTCTTTGGTGTGATAGATTGGTAAAAGCTGGTTGGGTCAATTGGGAAAAGGATGGGATGTTATTATTCGTCATTGTTATCAATTGGGGGTTACCAACGATGACaactttaatttatttcacTGCAAGTTATACTCCAATAGATTGTGAGGATCCAGTCCAAATGGAATGTGtctctttctttttaatgTTGCAATATCCTCTTTTAGTCGTCAGTTTACCATTCTTGGTAActtatttcttaaaagtTCAAATGAACTTATAA
- the VPS21 gene encoding Rab family GTPase VPS21 (similar to Saccharomyces cerevisiae YPT53 (YNL093W) and VPS21 (YOR089C); ancestral locus Anc_2.196), with the protein MNSNVTSVKLVLLGEAAVGKSSIVLRFVSNDFSENKEPTIGAAFLTQRVNIGNHTIKFEIWDTAGQERFASLAPMYYRNAQAALVVYDVTKPQSFIKARHWVKELQEQANKGIIIALVGNKADIIEDGEERKVAREEAEKLAEEEGLLFFETSAKTGNNVNETFLAIGEKIPLKNSSSANDQHHDTNNNNNQRIDLDNNPVDAASNAPGCSC; encoded by the coding sequence ATGAATTCAAACGTTACATCGGTTAAATTAGTTCTGTTGGGTGAAGCCGCTGTCGGTAAATCCTCAATCGTATTAAGATTTGTCTCTAATGATTTTTCAGAAAACAAAGAACCCACCATTGGTGCTGCATTTTTAACACAAAGAGTTAATATTGGTAATCATACTATAAAGTTTGAAATCTGGGATACTGCAGGGCAAGAAAGGTTTGCCTCATTGGCTCCTATGTATTATAGAAACGCCCAAGCTGCATTGGTAGTATATGATGTAACTAAGCCACAATCTTTTATAAAAGCTCGCCATTGGGTTAAAGAATTGCAAGAACAAGCAAACAAGGGGATTATAATTGCTTTAGTTGGGAATAAAGCTGATATTATTGAGGATGgagaagaaagaaaagtaGCTCGTGAAGAAGCTGAAAAGTTGgcagaagaagaaggattattatttttcgaAACCAGTGCCAAGACTGGTAATAACGTCAATGAAACTTTCTTGGCCATTGGGGAAAAGATACCTTTGAAAAACTCCAGTTCTGCAAACGATCAACATCAtgatactaataataataacaatcaAAGAATAGACTTGGATAACAATCCTGTAGACGCAGCTTCCAATGCTCCAGGTTGCAGTTGTTAA
- the RHO2 gene encoding Rho family GTPase RHO2 (similar to Saccharomyces cerevisiae RHO2 (YNL090W); ancestral locus Anc_2.200) yields MSHNNINNSDSDSVKRKLVIIGDGACGKTSLLHVFTLGTFPENYHPTVFENYVTDCRVDGIKVSLTLWDTAGQEEYERLRPYSYTNADIILIGFAVNDQESLENAKGKWIDEVLRYCPGARILLVGLKKDLRKDVMNKDQLVKIEDAQQVAKIIGAKKYLECSALTGEGVDDVFELATRSSLLVTEDPSSVCCNVV; encoded by the coding sequence atgtctcacaataatattaataattctgatTCTGATTCAGTGAAACGGAAATTAGTAATAATAGGCGATGGTGCTTGTGGTAAAACATCATTATTACACGTATTTACATTAGGTACATTTCCCGAAAATTATCATCCTACAGTCTTTGAGAATTATGTTACAGATTGTCGAGTTGATGGTATTAAAGTAAGTCTTACTTTATGGGATACAGCAGGACAAGAAGAATATGAACGATTAAGGCCATATTCGTATACGAATGCcgatattattttgattggATTCGCGGTTAATGATCAAGAATCTCTAGAGAATGCCAAGGGGAAATGGATCGATGAAGTTCTAAGATATTGTCCTGGTGCTAGAATACTGTTGGTTGGATTAAAGAAGGATTTAAGGAAAGATGTTATGAATAAAGATCAGTTGGTGAAAATAGAAGATGCTCAACAAGTGGCGAAAATAATTGGTgccaaaaaatatttggagtGTAGTGCATTAACTGGGGAAGGGGTAGATGATGTATTTGAACTAGCTACTAGATCCAGTTTATTGGTGACTGAGGATCCTAGTAGTGTATGTTGTAACGTTGTGTAA